The following is a genomic window from Butyricimonas faecihominis.
CGGACAAGGAAATCGAGTTCCGGGAACGTAACGCCTATAACAATCCTGCCGTGAGTATGTCACAGGCGGATATGACACAGTTTGCGAGGCGTATATGGAACTCTCCTGCCAAATACCGCAACGTGAGAAGCCGGGAACACCGCATGACGATGAGATTGAACAACATCTATACGGTCAGTGATTATTTTTTCATTGACTTCTCCATCGAGAACAAGACCAATATCCGTTTCGACATCGATCAGATACGGGTAAAACTCGCGGACAAGAAGTTGTCCAAGGCAACCAACGCCCAAATCATAGAGCTGGCACCCGCATTGGTACTTGAACAGGCAAAGTCATTCCGTCATGGCTACCGTAACGTCATTGTGTTGAAGAAGATGACCTTCCCCAACGACAAGGTACTGACCATTGAAATGACCGAGAAACAGATAAGCGGCAGGAACATACATTTGAATATAGACTACGAGGATGTGCTTTCAGCCGATTCGTTTAACCGTGTATTATTGGAGGAGGAATGATGAAAAAGATATTATTGATATTGGTCACGGTAATAACATTTGCCATGAACGGTAAAGCGCAAAGCAACAGCGACCGTCTTTCGTTGGGTATTGGTTGCCTGTATCAAAACGGACTGGACCTCACCCTCTCATACGAACATGAGGGCAAGTACCACCACATGTGGGAGTTTTTTGCCAACGGTTATCTCAAATGGGACGAATGCGCATCCTGCGGTCATATCTGTCCGGAATCATTCTGGAGGAATTACAGGAGTTACGGATTCGGAGTAGCCTACAAGCCTTGTGTGGCGCGTGGTCGCAACCATTACGGCAATGTCCGTATCGGGGCATCTGCCGGGAGTGACACAAAACGGTTCTTGGGCGGCATCCACCTCGGCTATGAACACAATTATGTGTTGCGTGGTGGCTGGAGGCTGTTCTGCCAAGTGAAAACCGATTTGATGATAAAAGGAGAAGACCTGTTCCGCACAGGCATTGTCTTAGGTGTAAAATTACCTCTAAACTAAGGGAAAATGAAAAAGAAATTATACATAAACGCTTGCAGGCTATTCAGCCTGTTAACCATCGTCACGTTATTCGTAGCCTGTGACGCACACCGGGATTTCCCGGACACGGCAATGAAACCCTGTCATATCCTGTGTACGGACGGCAAAGTGTTGTCGGTATCAGACTTCAAGCAATCCGAAAAACAGCCTATTGCCGTGGTGTTCCATGTCAATCACGACGAAGCTATTGAAGGCAACGGCTATGCGGTTTACCTGTGGGACTTGGCACCGGAGGCTTTTGCAGATAGCATAGGTGTAAACCAACGCACATCTGCTGACATCACGGCACTGGACGGCAACGAGAACACCTTTGCAATCTACGACACCAGAGAAACCACCTCGCCTATGGCAGAAGCGGTCTTCGCCCTGTGGCGGTACGGACAGTCGTCCTATATCCCATCAGTGGCGCAGATGCGGATGCTCTATAATGCCAAGAGCCAGATAAACCCCATCATCAGGATGTGCGGTGGCGACGAGCTGCCCGATGCTGCCGATGACTGCTGGTACTGGACGAGTACGGAAGTGGCCGGGCAGGAAAAGGCGAAAGCGTGGCTCTATTCCATGGGAAGCGGCTCGATGCAGGAAACACCCAAGACACAGGCACACAAGGTACGTGCAATCATTACACTAAACAAATAAAACGAAGAGAATATGGAAACAATAGACATTATCATGCTTATAGGACTTTTACTGATGATAACGGCACTTGTCCTGATGTACCGATGTGCGAGAAAAAGATCGCCCCGTCGGAAAATGGAAGAACTTGCCGAAGTCCTTGTTTCGGTCAAAAAGGATTTTGCATACAAATTACAGCGATTCGATTACCTGCTGGAAATGATAGCGGACGAAAATGAACACGTTTCGTTCCTGAAAAGACGTATCACCCAATTGCAGGAGATAACCGAAGAACTGGAAGAGAAGCGCGGCAAACTTGATGAGAACATCGAATCATTGACGAACATCCAAGCCGAACTAAGAGAAAGCAGCGACACGCTTGTGGAGCAATCCGCCCGGTTACGAACAGAAATATCGTACAGCGAGCAGGCTCTCCGCGAGATAGGACAACGCATCGAGTATCAGAAGAAAATCAAAGAGGGACTGGAGATTGCTTTAGGCAACATTCCTGCGGAAGAGGTTCATTACCTCTCGAAGCCGGTGTTCAGCATGGGCATCACACCGTCTGTATGCGACCGTCTGGAAGCTCGCGGCATATTGTATATCGGAGACCTGATTCCGCTCAGTGAACAGCATCTTATCGAGACCTGGGGCGTAGGTCCGGTCACTCTTGAAAAGATAAAAACCAAGATGAACGAGAACGGTGTATGGTTCGGGATGGATGTCATCCGGGTCGGCAGCCGTTGGTTCCGTCGGAAACAGTAACCAATAACATATTGAATCATGGAAGAAAGCAAAGAGTTACAAGGATTTTACAAGATATTCCGTTCGGTCATCTATGTCTCCATTCTGCTGGAGTTCTTCGAGTATGCCATTGACCCGGCCATGCTTGACCATTGGGGCGGCATACTCTGCGACATACACGGGCGTATCAAGCGGTGGGTAATCTACAATGACGGAAATCTCGCATATAGCAAGTTAGCCACGTTCCTGCTTATATGCATCACCTGCATAGGGACAAGGAACAAGAAGAAACTGGAGTTCAATGCACGGAAGCAAGTTCTTTATCCTATCATAATAGGTATGGGGCTGGTTGTATTGTCTGTTTGGTTGTTTGGATATCCGATGGAAACAAGGCTTTACACCTTACGGTTGAACATCTGGCTTTATATGCTTGCCTCAATAATCGGCGTGGTACTGGTACACATCGCCCTTGACAACATTTCCAAGTTCCTCAAAGAGGGATTGCTGAAAGACCGTTTCAATTTTGAGAACGAGAGTTTTGAGCAGTGCCGGGAGTTGCAGGAGAACAAGTATTCGGTCAATATCCCCATGCGCTACTATTACAAGGGGAAGTTCCGCAAAGGTTGGGTGAACATCAGCAATCCGTTCCGAGGCACATGGGTAGTCGGCACACCGGGTTCCGGCAAGACTTTCTCCATTATCGAACCGTTTATCCGGCAACACTCAGCAAAAGGCTTTGCCTTAGTTGTTTACGACTATAAATTTGTGTGACGAGCAAGTCATGTTGATGGCTGTTTAACTGAGTTAAACTCTGATTAAACCTATTGTTTCGTCAATAGTAGCCTAAGAGCAGGTGCGACATCAGTTGTGCTAAGCTGCTCTGAAAAGGTAACCCTCCCGAAAGGGGAAGAATGAACCGTGAGGGAATTTCAACGACCGCAAGCGTTATGCAGTCTGGGGGCTTGGCTCAATGGTATGGTTAGCGCAAGCGAACTGTTATTTAAAGGTCGTTAAGTCGAACAAGCCAAACAACGCTGATAGGCTTGAACCAAAAGGTAAAGCGGTTGGACATTTCTGTGAATTTTGGGAATGCACGAACATCAGAACCGCCGGCTGAGAGACAGAACCTAACCCATTGGTTTGGCATCAACATGGAACTCGGTAAGCCTATATATCTCCCACAAAGGGTAAGCAGACCGCAAGGAATGCCGAATGGTATGTAGGTATAAGATTGTGGAAAAAGCGAATGCCATTCTGTAACGGAATGGATAAGGATTAAGCCAATGTCACGTGTGTCATTGACAACATCATCCTCCACGAAAGTGGGCAGACTTCCACTAGGTAATTCTTTTACAAGATAACTTAAAGAACTTCTTAAAGGAGGAAAGCAAATGAACGAAAATAGAAATATTAAGTGTGCGCCTTCTGACCGAAACCAAAGTTGGACCAGTATAGACTGGAACAAGGCGGAGGAAACGGTCAAGAAGCTTCAAGCGCGTATTGTAAAAGCTCAGAAAGAAGGTAAGTATGGTAAAGTGAAAGCTTTGCAATGGACACTTACCCACTCGTTTTATGCCAAGGCATTGGCAGTTAAACGAGTGACCTCTAACAGTGGCTCAAAAACTTCGGGGGTGGACAAAACATTATGGACAACACCTGAAAGAAAATACAGAGCCATTGCTACACTTAAGAGAAGAGGCTACAAACCTCAACCGTTAAAGAGAGTCAATATCAAAAAGAGTAATGGTAAACTTCGCCCTTTGGGCATTCCTACAATGACAGACCGCGCAATGCAGGCATTGTACCTAATGGCACTTGACCCTGTAGCAGAAACCATTTCGGACAAATATTCATTTGGATTCAGAAAGAATCGCTGTTGTGCAGATGCCATGATTCGTTGTCATACCCTCTTATCTCGTTCTTACTCACCCGAGTGGGTTTTAGAGGGAGATATAAAGGGATGCTTTGACCACATCAGCCATGATTGGCTTCTAAACAATGTCCCTATGGATAAAGAAATACTCCGTAAGTGGTTGAAATGCGGATTTGTCTTCAAAGGAGAGGTTTTCCCAACGGAAGAAGGTACACCACAAGGTGGAATCATATCGCCAACTCTTGCTAACATCGCTCTGAACGGTATCGAAAAGGCTCTTTCGGGATTCAAGCAAACAACCCGTAATGGTGTTGCATATAATCCCAAAGTGAGTTTAATACGATATGCCGATGATTTTATCATTACAGGTGCATCTAAAGAAATCTTGGAAAACGAGGTAAAACCTATTCTAGTCGAATTCTTCCAAGAAAGAGGGCTGGAACTGTCAGAAGAAAAAACAGTTATAACCCATGTTTCGGAAGGTTTTGATTTTCTCGGATTCAATGTTCGCAAATATAATGGTACACTACTGACAAAACCGTCAAAGAAAAGTGTAAAGAAACTCACCGAAAAGGTGAAGGTTCTATTGAAATCGCACAGAGCAGTAAAACAAGAGGAAATACTTATGATGCTGAATCCAATATTGACGGGATGGTCAATGTACTATCGGTATTGCGCAGCCTCAGAAACTTTTAGGAAAACCGACCAAAAGATATTCAATATGATTTGGAGATGGTGTCTCAGACGCCATTCAAACAAATCTCTTGGATGGATTAAAAATCGGTATTTTCATCGTGTGAATAATCGTGATTGGTGTTTTGGTATCGCAAAAGACAGTCCTAAGGGAAATACACATATCCTTCTAACTCGTCTGTTTGATACCAAGATTACAAAATATCCCCAAATAAAAGGGGATGCAAATCCGTATGATGCGGAATGGTATGATTACTTCCTTGACAGAAATCTTATTCGTATGAAAGAAAGTTTGAAAGGAAGGAAATCCCTCATATTCATGTGGGAAAGACAGAACCAATGCTGTCCATTATGTGGAGAACCCATAACCAAAGACACACCGTGGCGCACGGTGATGCTGAACGTGGATGGTATATCCAAACTGCATCTTGCACATGAAACATGTTGTAAATCTCTTAACAAGAAAGGAGGACTTTCATGAGCGTGCTTCATAGAAGTATTGAATTGCTTGAGCCGTATGATGGGAAACTATCATGTACGGTTCTTAGGGGGGAAAGCGCCCGTAAGGGTGCCGACCTACCCGATCCGACTTTGGCAACCAAATTATATTATCATTATAAGAAAAACCAGAAGCTCAGAAAGCTGCCCAAGGGGTGCAAGTTCAACATAATCAATTTCGTTGATGTGGAATACAGCCGCAGGGTAAATCCTATCCAGTTGAAATACATCAACAATCTTGCTGCCGCATCTGAAACCGCAGAAACCCTGCTTGAGTCCTTACAAAAAGGCAAGAAAGAAGGAGGCGGTGGCAGTGACCAGTTCTTTCAGACATCCGCTGTCAACTTCCTTGCCGCCTGCATCTATTTTTTCTGCAACTGGGGCAAAGAACCCTACGACAAGGACGGTAATATGCTCACGGCAGAGAAGGTACAGGACAAACAGACCAAGCGGATGATACCCACCGGACGGGTGTTCAATTCCGCAGGTGAGGAAGTGGAACCGGCTTATTGGCTCGGAAAGTATTCCGATATGCCACATATCCTGTCATTCCTCAATGAGAGTTACCAGACAATTTTCGAGGTATTGGAGACCGACAACGAGGTGGCACCGTTGCTCGGTCCGTTTCAAACCGCCCTGAAGAACAAGGCAATGGAACAGTTGGAAGGTATGATCGGTACGCTGCGTGTCTATACCTCTCGCCTTGCCACCAAGGAAAGCTACTGGATATTCCACAAGGACGGTGACGACTTCGACTTGAAAGTCTCTGACCCCAAGAATCCCTCTTACCTGTTGATAGCCAATGATCCGGAAATGGAAAGCATCATCGGTGCGCTGAACGCCCTTATCCTTAATCGTCTGGTTACACGAGTGAACACGGGACAAGGCAAGAATATCCCGGTAAGCATCATCGTGGATGAGTTGCCTACCCTGTATTTTCACAAGATAGACCGCCTTATCGGTACGGCACGAAGTAACAAGGTGTCAGTGGCGTTGGGATTTCAGGAGTTACCGCAGCTCGAAGCGGACTATGGCAAGGTAGGTATGCAGAAGATTATCACTACTGTCGGCAATGTGGTCAGCGGTTCTGCCCGTTCCAAAGAGACCTTGGAATGGTTGTCATCCGACATCTTCGGTAAGGTGGTACAACTCAAAAAAGGCGTGACCATCGACCGGGACAAGACTTCCATCAACCTCAATGAGAACATGGACAGCCTTGTTCCTGCATCCAAAATCTCCGATATGCCGACCGGATGGATATGCGGTCAGACAGCCCGTGACTTTGTGCAAACAAAAACAGGAAGCGGTGGAAGCATGAACATTCAGGAAAGCGAGGAGTTCAAGACCTCCAAGTTCTACTGCAAGACGGATTTCGATATGAAGGAGATAAAAAAGGAGGAAGCCAGCTATGTACCGCTTCCCAAGTTTTACACCTTCAAATCAAGGGATGAACGGGAGCGCATCCTTTACAAGAACTTTGTACAAGTTGGAGAGGATGTCAAGGAAATGATACAAGAGATTCAGAAGTATAAAGTGAAATAGTTTCTCTAATGGGGGCAGTACCAAATTATCAGTCATTGCCCCCTATTCAATTTATCAATTACCAAAATCGAGGGTCTGTACTAATATCATCCCCGGAAAAATCAAATTGAATATCTTGTATCCTACCGACATATCCAACACTTCTTTTTTCTTGAAATTTTGGATATCGTTGTAAATCATCTGCATATATGCTTACATATACAGGCGTATCAAATAATTCACGAACTCCATCTCCTAACCTTTTCCAAAATGATTGAGTATAGTGATTCTTAAATTCTTCACTAAATTTAGTCTTAACTATCCATACGCTTCTGTTGTCAAGCGATTGATCCAATATTCCTCCGTGAAATAAACAAATTTTAGAGAGCTTAGCAGCCATAGTCTCTTCTGACATAGGAGTATTACCTACATTTATAAACACGAGTATTTTCATCTTGCATAAATTGTTCTAATATCCATAACTCTATAAAATCATAATAGAAACTTTGTCATTTCTTGCTTTTCTTGTTTTTCTTAACTTTAGTATTTTGTTTTGGCAATCCTGTTTCAACACCACTACTACATTTACAATCCGTCAGTAAGACAGAAGTATGAGGTAAATCTTTGTACTCTAGTCTTAATTTTTCGAATTCAGAACGTTTGCTGCTTTCTCTATGAACATCAAACACCCAAAATACAGACAAACAAGTACCAGTTGCATTTGTGTACTGAATAAACTTATTTCTGTATTCTCGACGTTTCTTCTCTTCCTGAATTTCTTTATTGTGAAGTAGTTTAAGCTCTACCATAATAGGATTACACAAGCCGTATCGAATGAGAATATTTGTACGCTTATTATCTTGTAGAGCAACCTCCCGATCTACACGAACAGCCTCTAATCCCATTTGGCAGCATTTATTAATGATGGTATTTTTCAACTCCCTTTGAATAAAATCTTCACTTAAAGCATCTGGACGAACTAATGTGTAAATACCTTGGTCTTGTATCTCTTTTTGGACTTCAGAGTGTATTTCTGTAAAATAACGTCTTAAATCACCGTCATTCCGGATATTTAAATATGATTCTTCAATACATTTGTTGTATTGTTTAATAGCTCTACCGATGGTAATCTTTTCATTTACTAAAAACAGCATTTCTGCATTATTCATAATACTGGTAGCGAGATAACTTACACTTTTCGCATTATGAGCCTCTATCTTTTTTCTTAATGTAGAAATGTAATCAACATTGTTTAAATTCACGAAGAAAAGATATATTTGGTTAAGGAGATAACGTGCGTATTCTAATGTATCAGTGTTTTCACATAATGTCAATCCAAAATCGAACAAATCCGACATTTGGTTAGCCAACGTTTCATTATCTTTTATACTCATGAAGCATCTGAACATATGTGGATTTGGGCTTATTATTTCGGACTCCTCATATGAAATCGCACGAGCATGTCCTGTGTCATTATGGAAGGTCTTTATAATATGCTCTCTAAAATACTCAATCCGCCATTTAATGGCATCTGTATCCTTAAACTTTTCAATCATTACAGCATTACACTTCATCTTTATGCTTGTAATACCATCATCTTTGAGAGAATCGAATAAGTCTCGGTACTTGTCTATACCCCAATAACTGTAATCAGATATGACATCTAATGCCTTGGAAGCTGCAATGCTGTAATCAAGATTTTGATTAACTTTATATTGTTCTATATACTCTTCCAACTTATATGACAATGCCTCAATCCCATAATCAGTGATACAGGCACATATATCATCCGAACTTACATTCATAAAATCATCTTCCCTTGACTTCCACCATTCTACAAGTTGTTTCTTCTCCTCATCGCTAATACTACCAATAACGGACTTGTATATATTCTTCACATCTTTGACATCATAATTTCTCGTGAAGCAAACATTTGGCAATGTTTTAGCCAAAATTATTCTATAAGAGCTCAGTAAATCTTTAGCACCTAAATAATATAAAAACTTTACAAAAACAGGAATTTTGGGTAAAGACATAGAAAGAGTAAAGGAATTTTGTGTTTCCCTTTCTAATGTCATTTTGTCTAAATCAAGTTCCTCAAAAAAAACTTTAACAATATCTATCAGAGGATTACAATCTTGTTTTTGAACAAATTCAATATTTTTTGACAACTCATACGCAGCCTCATATTTATAGTACTTTGACACATTCGGGTCTAAGATATTTCGATAAGCCTCAATAAGTTGTTGATTTTGTGAATTTACTTTTCCATCTTCTAATTTTTGTGATTCCTTATCCCAATGCTCAAATGTGTCTGCATAACGTGCTATGTACTTAGCTATGGAAGTCCTTTTATCTGCATCGTTTCTAATTTTGTTAATGAGTGTGGTGAGAATATTATCTATATACCAAGTTTCTATCTCCTTTTCGCTCAACAAAATATCCATTGACGATATAAGTTCTAAATCAACAAATTCTGCATCGAAACGTCGAAATAAATCTTCTAAATCCCATGTTCTATCAAAACTTGCAATAAACAAGGCTCCTGTCTTTTTTTCAAGCAATATTCGCCTAATGATTTCATACATATCACTATAGGTAATGTAAGTATGATTGGATATAAGACCTGCAATTATTCTTGTAATGAGTTGTTTGCTATCTGTGTCTCCTTTCCAAACAATATCAAATTGTCTATTTAAATACAATTCATAACAAACGACTAGTGTACCCTTTTTATTAAAAAATTCATACAGCTTACCATTTTCTATGATGTTATTATAGGCATAAACTATTGTAGATAAATCTTCTATACATAAAACTGCATTTATTGCGTATGGATTACCTACATAACAATCATTCAACCAACAATCAACGACATCTATTTCGGTCATTTTGCTGTAACCTGTTACTTCACAATACTTTTCTTTTAATTCTTGGGTAAATCCGCTATATGATTTTGATAATTGTATAAGTTCGTCTTTACATTTAAGTGCATTATACAAGTCTAAAGCCGCCAACTGCTTTTCCTCATCGTTGGTTGCCATCAGACCATTTGCTGCATTAATCCAATGATCCGAAACGCATTTGCTTAAATTGCTGTTTTCAACAAGCGTATCAAGAACGACATAAATATTGGATAATTGAATCTTATTGAGGTAGTCGAATGGCAATAACATCTGAGCATCACAATTTACCGTATAACACTCATGCAATAATTCAGAAATCGAACCTCTCCACATAATATATACAGGTATTCGTTGGTAGTGTTCAAAAATTATTGAAAATAAATCTTCTTTCTGCTGAAGTGAAAGTACAGATGAATCAACGTATTTCAATAGATTTTCAAATGATTCATTATCAAGATTTGATTCGTATGATACAATAAGTCTAAACACATTAATAAAAGTCTGGATTCTATCATTTGAATATGAGATATGAGGAATAACATCATACCAGTTGGGATAGATATGTTTCAAATCTTTCTGTACAGCAACATCATAAAGTACACTCTCTATATTGTCCTGTCTACACAACTCCTTTGCTGCAAGATATTCTTGTAACTCAGTATTTTCAAAACATAGCATATCATTTGTATCTTTCAATATTCGACTCTCAAAGAACAGTAAATCAAAATTGGCAATGAGCATCTGCGTCATATTGCCTTTTATACCATCTAAAATCGTATATAGGTCATCTTTTGAGATTTGGTCTCTTCGACTTATCTCCATAACGAAAGCCACTTTCTCCAATGTTCTCTGCACCAATATCTTATTATTTTCATTATATTCAATGTCTTTCCGAGCTTTTACTGCTGCCTGTATTGAACGAGCAATTATGTACTCAAAAAGCTCTCCGATATTCACACCACTACCTTCTTTTTTGTTCCATTCCAATAAAAAGGTCAAATATCTTGGGATAGTTATAAGTGTTCTTAATTTCGGGCTTTTACTTATGTGCTCTATTGTTGTCTCAGAGCACTTGCTTTTAACCACATTCATTACCTCTCCCTCATTCAACCTACATATTTCTACAAATCGCAAATTCCTACAATTGGAAAAATGCTTTGCATAAGATGCCACATAATGCTTTCTACAAGTGAATATTATCTTAACATCACGATACGCTTCTTTATATTGCTTTATCGTTTGTAGTATATCATAGAATGAGTTTCCATCAACTTCATCCAAAGCGTCTATAATGCAATAGTCTGTTTCCGTTGAAAGAACCTTGTGCTTCAACTCAGATGCGGTACAATGGTACAAATTTTCAGAAACACGTTTCTTTATTTCTTCAACGAGTCTACTTTTACCTATGCCTGGTTCTCCCACAACACAAACGAAGCTTTCTTCAAGCAGTTTGTCAACAGACAAATTCTCTGTCACATCAAAAAATGTGCGCTGCCTATTATTCTCTAACAGGTCATCAATATTTTGATATTTTACAATCTGTGGCGTAATATAGTTCAATATCTTTTCGGATTCCATAATATCTAATCTTTCAAGTTATTGTACAAAGGTAATCCTTTTAGTTGAGTTAGCAGAACTCTTTTGTGATAAAAATTGAAGTAATCCGCAATTTTTATAGCAAATAGTCTTACTTATATAATGGCTGATTGAATTTAATTTAGTACTTTTGCAATGTATGGAGAAATAATAAACCAAAATGGAAGAGACGAAAGATATAAATCGAATCAAAGTTGTTCTTGTTGAAAAGAAGCGAACCAACAAATGGCTGGCAGAACAATTGGGCAAGGATCCGGCAACAGTGTCTAAATGGTGTACGAACACTTCGCAACCGGGATTGGAAACACTGTTGCAGATTGCCGGTGTTCTTGATGTTGATGTGAAAGATTTACTTCATTCAACAAAAGAGGATGCTATGTATATTAAAGTTCCAACCAATCTAACGATGTAACATAAAGACATTATGCCCAAAAACAAGAATGCCGAATATAGGTTCATGGTCTTAGACCGATGCTTTAGCGACTTTCGTCATAAATACACTATTGAAGACCTATTGGAAAAGGTCAACGATAAATTATATGATGCAAACGGAAGCAAGTCCATGATTATGGAGCGGCAATTGCGAGGAGATTTAAATGCCATTCGCAAGATGCTCCCGGACGGCATATATCTTGAAGCCATACCGCATGATGGTAAGAAGTGTTACTATCGTTATTCTGAACCGAATTTTTCTATCTACAAAAACGAACTATCAGTAGCAGAAGTGCAGAACCTCCGTTCAACAATAGAAATGTTAGGTAAATACAGAGGTTTACCTTCGAACGGATGGTTGGAAGAGGTTATCTCCAACCTCGAAATTAGATTTGGAGTCAAAGGTAATGCAGAAAATCTTGTTTCTTTTGGGCAGAATGATCAGTTAAAAGGGATTGAATATCTCTCTGACATTATTGATGCGACCATCAACCATCAGCCGTTAGATATTGAATATATTTCAGCCAACGGAAACCATCACCAACATACATTACATCCATATTTTGTTAAACAATATAATGGAAGATGGTATCTGTTCGGGCTTGACGAAAAAGAAGACAGGATTAAGAGTCTTGCCTTTGACCGTATTCAAAGTATGGTAAATAATAATTGTGCATTCCGAAAAAATGAAAAGATTGATTTCAATACATATTTCGACAATGTAGTTGGTGTAACTGTTCCATATGAGGGAGAATCAAACTTGGAAGTTTTTCAATTAAAGTTTTCTCCAAAACGTTTCAAATATGTAACCTCAAAGCCTATACATAAATCACAGGAAATTATAAGCGAAGAGGATTGTATAATTTCACTACAGTTATATCACACATTAGAATTGGAGCAACAGATTTTCTCTTTCGGACCAGATGTGGAAGTCCTTTCACCTACATGGTTTCGCGAGGCTTTTAGCAAGAAAATTGCAGAATGTATGAAAAAATATTTTTCTATGCAGAACCTTTGCATAGACAACAACGACCTTTGCAGTGTCAAATGAAATCAGTATTAAAGTTTAACTCTAAAATTTCAAAACAATGACACAGTTCGCAAGACTTTCCGTTGAAGCTCAAAACATAGTGAACAAATTCTCTAATAGTATTTGGAGTAAAGGTTTTACCAATAATCCTTCAATGATATTGGGCGCAAGCCTTTATGCCACTAATCCTAATGCCAAGTCTTCGGTCGTAAAAGAATTGGATAAATACATCATCGATTTAAAAGAAGAATTACCTTCTGAGCAAATAGACATTTTAAAGAACGAATACAGAAATGTCATTCTTTCTTGTTTTGACCAAGATTCAGAGAATTTCTTGCGTAATGGCGCAACTCAAATTACGCCATCAGGATTAGTTGACCTGTGTCTGAAAATAGCAGAATGCGAGCCTAATAGTGAGGTATATTTACCTTATAATGGT
Proteins encoded in this region:
- a CDS encoding helix-turn-helix transcriptional regulator produces the protein MEETKDINRIKVVLVEKKRTNKWLAEQLGKDPATVSKWCTNTSQPGLETLLQIAGVLDVDVKDLLHSTKEDAMYIKVPTNLTM
- a CDS encoding helix-turn-helix transcriptional regulator, producing MPKNKNAEYRFMVLDRCFSDFRHKYTIEDLLEKVNDKLYDANGSKSMIMERQLRGDLNAIRKMLPDGIYLEAIPHDGKKCYYRYSEPNFSIYKNELSVAEVQNLRSTIEMLGKYRGLPSNGWLEEVISNLEIRFGVKGNAENLVSFGQNDQLKGIEYLSDIIDATINHQPLDIEYISANGNHHQHTLHPYFVKQYNGRWYLFGLDEKEDRIKSLAFDRIQSMVNNNCAFRKNEKIDFNTYFDNVVGVTVPYEGESNLEVFQLKFSPKRFKYVTSKPIHKSQEIISEEDCIISLQLYHTLELEQQIFSFGPDVEVLSPTWFREAFSKKIAECMKKYFSMQNLCIDNNDLCSVK